The Rhododendron vialii isolate Sample 1 chromosome 6a, ASM3025357v1 genome includes a window with the following:
- the LOC131329143 gene encoding protein DETOXIFICATION 48 codes for MCNPKPSSPPSFASSNKTHFKNPNKPMDPDVDNDFEDQLHRWPTPCEAMEEIKEIGKISGPTAITGLLLYSRAMISMLFLGYLGELELAGGSLSIGFANITGYSVISGLAMGMEPICGQAYGAKQRKLLGLTLQRTVLLLLSTSIPISFMWLNMNRILLWCGQDQEISSMAHTFIVFTIPDLFFLSLLHPLRIYLRTQSITLPVTYCSLISVLLHVPLNFLLVVYFKMGISGVAVAMVWTNLNLFILLWCFVYFSGVYRDSWVAPSADCLRGWSSLLALAVPTCVSVCLEWWWYEFMIMLCGLLANPKATIASMGILIQTTSLVYVFPSALSLGVSTRVGNELGANRPGRARVSTIVSMSCAAMLGIAAMAFTTLMRHRWGRFFTSDREILELTAVALPIAGLCELGNCPQTAGCGVLRGSARPTVGANINLGSFYLVGFPVAIFMGFVAKMGFAGLWMGLLAAQASCALLMLCVLGRTDWKVEAERARNLTQSSSSSTTSHDSLPVSLPPAAAAEGGGKEAKKVVVVVANLDGILCSNNDDELVKTASLETDPLISTTTKVPHVH; via the exons ATGTGTAACCCAAAACCTTCCTCTCCCCCTTCATTTGCCTCTTCtaacaaaacccatttcaaaaatCCCAACAAGCCCATGGATCCTGATGTTGACAATGATTTCGAAGATCAACTCCATAGATGGCCAACTCCTTgtgag GCAATggaagaaatcaaagaaataggGAAAATCTCGGGTCCAACGGCAATAACAGGGCTACTGCTCTACTCCAGAGCCATGATCTCCATGCTATTCCTCGGCTACCTCGGCGAGCTGGAGCTCGCCGGCGGCTCCCTCTCCATCGGCTTCGCCAACATTACCGGCTACTCCGTCATCTCCGGCCTCGCCATGGGAATGGAACCCATCTGCGGCCAAGCCTACGGCGCGAAACAGAGGAAGCTCCTCGGCCTCACCCTGCAACGCaccgtcctcctcctcctctccacCTCCATCCCCATCTCCTTCATGTGGCTCAACATGAACCGGATCCTCCTCTGGTGCGGCCAAGACCAGGAAATCTCCTCCATGGCCCACACCTTCATCGTCTTCACCATCCCTgacctcttcttcctctccctcctccaCCCGCTCCGAATCTACCTCCGGACTCAGAGCATTACCTTGCCAGTGACGTACTGTTCGTTAATCTCCGTCCTGCTTCACGTCCCGTTGAACTTCCTCCTGGTGGTCTATTTCAAGATGGGTATTTCCGGAGTGGCGGTGGCCATGGTGTGGACAAACCTGAACTTGTTTATCTTGCTCTGGTGCTTCGTCTACTTCTCAGGCGTGTACAGGGACTCCTGGGTGGCCCCCAGCGCCGACTGCCTGCGCGGGTGGTCCTCCCTCCTCGCTCTGGCCGTCCCCACCTGCGTCTCGGTCTGCCTCGAGTGGTGGTGGTACGAGTTCATGATCATGCTCTGCGGCCTCTTGGCCAACCCCAAGGCGACGATCGCTTCCATGGGCATCTTAATCCAGACAACTTCGCTGGTATACGTGTTTCCGTCAGCCTTGTCGCTCGGGGTGTCCACTCGGGTCGGTAACGAGCTGGGCGCCAACCGCCCCGGGCGGGCCCGGGTGTCCACCATCGTGTCCATGTCCTGTGCGGCGATGCTGGGCATCGCTGCTATGGCGTTCACGACGCTGATGAGGCACAGGTGGGGGAGGTTTTTCACGAGCGACAGGGAGATATTGGAGCTGACGGCGGTGGCATTGCCGATAGCTGGGCTGTGCGAGCTGGGGAACTGCCCGCAGACGGCCGGGTGCGGCGTCCTGAGGGGCAGCGCGAGGCCGACGGTGGGCGCCAATATTAACCTCGGTTCTTTCTACTTGGTGGGTTTTCCGGTGGCCATTTTCATGGGGTTTGTGGCGAAAATGGGATTCGCCGGGCTTTGGATGGGATTGCTGGCGGCCCAAGCTTCATGTGCTCTGCTCATGCTCTGTGTTCTAGGGAGAACTGATTGGAAGGTTGAAGCAGAGAGAGCAAGAAACCTCAcacaatcttcttcttcttctactacTTCTCATGATTCTTTGCCGGTGTCGTTGCCTCCGGCAGCGGCGGCGGAGGGTGGCGGTAAGGAAGCAaagaaggtggtggtggtggtggctaaTTTGGATGGGATTTTGTGCAGTAATAATGATGATGAGTTGGTGAAGACAGCTTCCCTTGAAACTGACCCTCTGATTTCTACTACTACGAAAGTACCCCACGTTCATTGA